In Phragmites australis chromosome 17, lpPhrAust1.1, whole genome shotgun sequence, the following are encoded in one genomic region:
- the LOC133897567 gene encoding nonsense-mediated mRNA decay factor SMG7-like, whose translation MMTVPMDSATAAPSSRDLAERLFKKNGELENHLRKSVQSKVPSDPNIWIQMRDNFEKIILADHDFSEQNEIEYLLWQLHYKRIEEFRRNINTAGLVASQTGKNNANPDRIRRIKSAFRSFLSEATGFYHDLMLKIKSNYGLPLGYFPDGLENASNSVRDDNKTAEVKKGLVSCHRCLIYLGDLARYKSLHGDDDSASREYAAASSYYKEAASICPCSGNPHHQLAILASYSGNEVVAVYRYFRSLAADTPFATARDNLIILFEKNRQSYTQLPANNKVPTARTLPLRSSGRGRGRGEARFQPKDVNTETAARGRECSVPDTLKAFYIRFVRLNGILFTRTSLETFGELFASVSNDLQILLSSGPEEELNFGSDAAENSLAVVRLTAILIFTVHNVKKEPDSQSYAEIVQRRVLLQSAFTAAFEFVGRILKRCAVLRDIASSFYLPAILVYIEWLASYPELAVDSEMEEKHAHARSFFWNQCISFMNKLILTDLASIDGDDDEACFSNMSMYEEGETGNRLALWEDIELRGFLPLVPAQIILDFSSKKTFGNVGNTKEKKARVQRIFAAGKSLLNFVQINQLRIYFETSSKKFVMAEKPPVLEANAPPHESSDALEMNASELDQASRRFDSVSSNLGVLQSKVLLCPEGDDDEEIVFKPTASEKFPKAPSELSVNGYIQPVQMSAAGWSNNGGSISVQSTTSASWPTDGGPVSVQSTGSVSAAGNYNINQSRPMSSIGWAVNGEQNVIPSIAPRYEFVQPSDVPPSSWASNGVPHVGPQNTISNFPDIVSDPRVSASMVPRFSSPDYSKLLREQEILLMSGLRNVNIMGNGYLEQRLQGGLSGLQSMGYSPQMPIESGGNITNLTHNQVKATGETIPSALDSVVPSVAPSDGMTLKFTEASLAASKKNPVSRPSKPVGPPPGFNHVTPKRHDDSISVEKLQNPQVDDYYGWLDGYQPSNDRVNNLRAVYPDVSATSTAFITPFPFPGKQQASGMHTQGANEKTWQDFHLFEPAKHNIFQNYQQINQQTGQMAEQETADPIWPGRYLV comes from the exons ATGATGACTGTTCCGATGGATAGTGCTACTGCCGCCCCATCCTCACGGGACCTCGCGGAGCGCCTCTTCAAGAAG AATGGCGAACTTGAGAACCATCTCCGGAAGTCTGTGCAGTCCAAAGTCCCATCGGATCCCAACATATGGATTCAGATGCGTGACAACTTTGAGAAGATAATTCTTGCAGATCATGACTTCTCTGAACAAAATGAGATAGAGTATCTTCTGTGGCAGTTGCACTACAAAAGAATTGAAGAGTTCAGGAGGAACATTAATACTGCAGGCTTAGTTGCATCTCAGACCGGGAAGAACAATGCCAACCCAGATCGAATCAGGAGAATTAAATCAGCCTTCAGAAGCTTCCTTTCAGAAGCAACTGGCTTCTATCACGACTTGATGTTAAAGATCAAATCAAATTATGGCCTTCCACTGGGCTACTTTCCCGATGGTCTTGAGAATGCAAGCAACTCTGTGAGAGACGATAACAAAACAGCTGAAGTAAAGAAAGGCTTGGTGTCATGCCACCGCTGTCTGATATATTTGGGAGATCTTGCCCGTTACAAGAGCTTGCATGGGGATGATGATTCTGCAAGTCGTGAATATGCTGCAGCCTCTAGTTACTACAAGGAAGCAGCTTCCATCTGTCCTTGCAGTGGAAATCCTCATCATCAG CTTGCGATACTAGCATCTTACTCAGGCAATGAGGTGGTGGCAGTTTATAGGTACTTCCGAAGCTTAGCTGCAGATACTCCCTTTGCTACAGCACGGGACAACTTGATTATTCTTTTTGAGAAG AATCGTCAAAGTTACACGCAGCTGCCAGCCAACAATAAAGTTCCCACAGCTAGGACATTACCCCTGCGGTCATCTGGGAGGGGCCGAGGACGGGGAGAAGCAAGGTTTCAGCCAAAAGATGTTAATACTGAAACAGCTGCAAGGGGACGAGAGTGCAGTGTTCCTGATACATTAAAGGCCTTCTATATACGATTTGTTAGGCTCAATGGAATTCTTTTCACAAGGACTAG TTTGGAGACATTTGGGGAGCTTTTTGCTTCAGTCAGCAATGACTTGCAGATTCTTCTTTCTTCTGGTCCCGAGGAGGAGCTTAATTTTGGTTCTGATGCTGCAGAAAATTCTCTAGCTGTTGTTAGACTTACTGCCATCCTTATATTCACAGTGCACAATGTAAAGAAAGAGCCCGATAGCCAATCGtatgctgaaattgtgcaacgCAGGGTACTGCTTCAAAGTGCATTTACAGCTGCCTTTGAGTTTGTTGGACGAATTCTCAAAAGGTGTGCAGTGCTTCGTGACATTGCATCAAGTTTCTACCTGCCAGCCATTTTGGTCTACATTGAATGGCTGGCTTCCTATCCAGAATTGGCTGTTGATTCGGAGATGGAGGAAAAGCATGCACATGCCCGATCTTTCTTCTGGAACCAGTGTATCTCGTTCATGAATAAGCTGATCCTTACCGACCTTGCATCtattgatggtgatgatgatgaagctTGCTTTTCaaatatgagcatgtatgaaGAGGGTGAAACTGGCAACAGGCTTGCTTTGTGGGAAGATATCGAATTAAGAGGGTTTTTGCCCTTGGTTCCTGCACAGATCATTTTGGATTTCTCAAGCAAAAAGACATTTGGAAATGTTGGAAACACCAAGGAGAAAAAAGCACGGGTTCAACGGATTTTTGCCGCAGGGAAGTCACTGCTGAATTTTGTTCAGATTAATCAATTGAGAATATATTTTGAAACATCTTCTAAGAAGTTTGTCATGGCCGAGAAGCCTCCTGTTTTGGAAGCTAATGCCCCACCACATGAATCTTCAGATGCACTTGAAATGAATGCTAGTGAACTGGACCAAGCCTCAAGAAGATTTGATTCAGTTTCTTCTAATCTGGGTGTACTTCAGTCAAAAGTGTTGTTGTGTCCTGaaggagatgatgatgaagaaattgttTTCAAGCCTACAGCTTCTGAGAAGTTTCCGAAAGCTCCTTCAGAGCTATCTGTTAATGGATACATCCAGCCTGTACAAATGTCTGCTGCTGGTTGGTCAAACAATGGTGGGTCAATTTCTGTTCAGAGCACTACATCTGCTAGTTGGCCAACTGATGGTGGGCCAGTTTCTGTTCAGAGCACTGGATCTGTATCAGCTGCTGGCAATTATAACATTAACCAGTCACGTCCTATGTCTTCTATTGGTTGGGCTGTCAATGGTGAGCAAAATGTGATCCCTAGCATTGCTCCAAGATATGAATTCGTGCAGCCTTCTGACGTGCCTCCTTCCAGCTGGGCAAGCAATGGTGTACCGCATGTTGGTCCTCAGAACACTATTTCAAATTTCCCAGACATTGTCTCTGACCCACGAGTATCTGCATCAATGGTTCCACGCTTCAGTAGCCCTGATTATTCAAAATTGCTCAGGGAACAAGAAATACTCTTGATGAGTGGACTGAGGAATGTTAACATAATGGGAAATGGTTATCTGGAGCAGAGATTGCAGGGTGGATTGAGTGGTTTACAGTCTATGGGGTATTCACCTCAGATGCCGATTGAATCTGGTGGTaacattacaaatttgacacatAACCAGGTGAAAGCTACTGGAGAGACTATCCCATCTGCACTTGATTCAGTTGTACCCTCAGTAGCACCTTCAGATGGCATGACACTGAAATTCACTGAAGCATCGCTCGCTGCATCAAAGAAGAATCCTGTTAGTCGTCCATCAAAGCCTGTTGGCCCTCCTCCAGGATTTAACCATGTTACCCCAAAGCGGCATGATGATTCTATTTCAGTGGAAAAACTGCAGAACCCGCAGGTTGATGATTACTACGGCTGGCTTGATGGCTATCAGCCATCCAATGACCGTGTTAACAACTTAAGAGCTGTTTATCCTGATGTGAGTGCTACTAGCACTGCATTCATCACTCCATTCCCTTTCCCTGGAAAACAGCAGGCTTCCGGGATGCACACCCAAGGGGCCAATGAGAAGACATGGCAAGATTTCCACCTTTTTGAGCCTGCAAAACATAATATATTTCAGAATTACCAGCAAATTAATCAGCAAACGGGTCAAATGGCTGAACAAGAGACAGCAGATCCTATCTGGCCCGGCCGTTACCTTGTGTGA